A region of Stigmatopora nigra isolate UIUO_SnigA chromosome 6, RoL_Snig_1.1, whole genome shotgun sequence DNA encodes the following proteins:
- the cyp4v2a gene encoding cytochrome P450 4V8, producing MAVVAYGAALAVGLLVALSTLVYQHLRGYLRKWLMMKPIQAVGPTYPLLGNALDLKTDAVEFFQQIQGYTDEFRQAPLIKLWLGTVPFVILFHAETVEPIVSNPAHMDKSSVYSFLHPWLGTGLLTSTGAKWRERRKMLTPTFHFSILQDFLEVMNEQAQVLVDKLSSKVGAGPFDCFNDVTLCALDIICETAMGKKVHAQSNSESEYVRSIYKMSDIISRRQRAPWFWPSLTYKYFGEANVHDSTLKTLHSFTMEVIRERAQSLKTSDGSGSEDRKRRAFLDMLLQTKDQDGNAMSHGDIQEEVDTFMFEGHDTTAASMNWALHLLGAHPDVHRQVQNELQEVFGESERVASMDDLRRLKYLECVIKEALRLFPSVPFFARSIRQDTVINGFTVPAGTNAVVLPFALHRDPRYFPEPEEFRPERFLPENCLGRPPYAYIPFSAGLRNCIGQRFALMEEKVVLSSILRKFQVTATQSREELVPTAGLILRPENGIWIRLEKSP from the exons ATGGCCGTGGTCGCCTATGGCGCCGCGCTGGCGGTGGGCCTGCTGGTGGCGCTGTCGACGCTGGTCTACCAGCACCTGAGGGGCTACCTGAGAAAATGGCTGATGATGAAGCCCATCCAGGCCGTGGGGCCCACGTACCCCCTGCTGGGGAACGCGCTGGACTTGAAGACTGACGCCGTGG agtTCTTCCAGCAAATTCAGGGTTACACCGACGAGTTCCGCCAAGCGCCGCTAATCAAACTGTGGCTGGGGACCGTGCCCTTTGTCATTCTCTTTCACGCCGAGACCGTGGAG CCTATAGTGAGCAACCCCGCCCACATGGACAAATCCAGCGTCTACAGCTTCCTCCACCCGTGGCTGGGAACCGGTCTCCTCACCAG CACGGGCGCCAAGTGGCGCGAGCGTCGCAAGATGCTGACGCCGACCTTCCACTTTAGCATCTTGCAAGACTTCCTGGAAGTGATGAACGAGCAGGCCCAGGTCCTGGTGGACAAGTTGTCCTCTAAGGTCGGGGCCGGACCTTTCGACTGCTTCAATGACGTCACACTGTGCGCCTTGGACATCATTTGCG AAACGGCCATGGGGAAAAAAGTCCACGCTCAGAGTAATTCCGAGTCCGAGTACGTCCGGAGCATCTACAA AATGAGTGATATCATCAGTCGCCGCCAGAGGGCGCCATGGTTCTGGCCCAGCTTGACTTACAAATACTTTGGCGAGGCCAACGTGCACGACAGCACGCTCAAAACGTTGCATTCCTTCACTATGGAG GTGATCCGCGAACGAGCCCAGAGTTTGAAGACGAGTGACGGGTCGGGGTCGGAGGACAGAAAGAGGAGAGCGTTTCTAGACATGTTGCTTCAGACCAAAGACCAAGATGGGAACGCCATGAGCCATGGGGACATTCAGGAGGAAGTGGACACCTTCATGTTTGAG GGCCACGACACGACGGCGGCTTCCATGAATTGGGCGCTTCACCTGCTAGGAGCTCACCCAGACGTGCATCGCCAAGTTCAAAACGAGCTCCAGGAAGTTTTCG gcgagTCGGAACGCGTGGCTAGCATGGACGACCTCAGGCGGCTCAAGTACTTGGAGTGCGTCATCAAGGAGGCCCTGCGCCTTTTTCCCTCCGTGCCCTTCTTTGCACGCAGCATCCGCCAAGACACCGTCATCA ACGGTTTCACGGTGCCCGCCGGCACCAACGCGGTGGTCCTCCCCTTCGCCCTCCACCGAGACCCTCGCTACTTCCCCGAGCCCGAGGAGTTCCGACCCGAACGCTTTTTGCCGGAAAACTGCCTGGGCCGACCGCCGTACGCGTACATCCCATTCTCCGCCGGGCTCCGCAACTGCATCG GTCAACGATTCGCCTTGATGGAGGAGAAGGTGGTGCTGTCGTCCATTTTGCGCAAATTCCAGGTGACGGCCACTCAGTCGCGAGAGGAACTGGTTCCGACGGCCGGTCTCATCTTGCGACCCGAGAACGGCATCTGGATCCGTTTGGAAAAGTCTCcctga
- the tlr3 gene encoding toll-like receptor 3, whose protein sequence is MSSAHGKNMVLLACQMALLLGSSREESPCRVRGAEADCSRRKLSDVPPDLPANITGLDMSHNRLKGILPASLSRYSGLLRLDVSYNSLSVLEGGLCRALPRLRTLCVDHNEVHVVQKEDLDGCGSLTHLGLSGNRLKLKGEPFVGLKSLKVLDVSGNNLDSAKLGSSPQLANLAELRLGFNAFSTLARDDFAFFGNSSSLRVLDLESSTIKTVEAGSFRPISGLSTLTMDGSAMGTTAISKLCSALSGTSLRHLSLRSMKLVTLTNGTFRGLRDTNVTFLDLSSNGLGKMEEGALRWLDKLETLVLSDNNLKHLTKGTFGGLGALKRLDLTKALVKSHASATPIIDDFAFGPLGALEILCLRRTSVHFVDGRTFTGPRGLREVDLSWSSYASLKSVSNETLSSLGGSLLKLNLTAAAISRLGPGAFSALGNLSQLFLDFNFIRQTLSGEELVGLGGLKELHLSYNRQTVTLVSQSFFGVPALEVLTLSKSLTADSLNSEPSPFRPLAELTYLDLSNNNIANLKVDLLSGLTNLRVLKLEHNNLAMLWKEAKAGGPVFYLKGLGNLSSLQLDNNGLDEIPAESLSGLSALRELGLSNNLLNKLEDSVFASQSSLRVLRLQRNLITSVRPQVFRTPLSNLSYLQMERNPFDCTCESMLWFVTWLNGSGGAAVPGWRERYRCNTPLAYFNRSVADFDPLSCKDLAPFRAFFLLSAILVALLTVIPLLWNFQGWRLRFYWNILLNRTLGFRHGAEGGDGEEGGRFRYDAYVVHAEADGGWVEEAVLPLEDCGCRFFLEERDAEIGMSQLESIVTNMRNSRRILFVVTESLLLDPWCSRFKAHHALHQVMEASRDSVILVLLEDVPDYKLWLSLFLRRAMLRRHCVLDWPAGQEERALAFHQQLLIALGKTRPVSPFL, encoded by the exons ATGAGCTCGGCACACGGGAAAAACATG GTATTGTTGGCGTGCCAAATGGCATTGCTTTTAGGTTCCTCCCGGGAAGAAAGCCCTTGCCGCGTGCGGGGTGCCGAAGCCGACTGCAGCCGCCGGAAACTGAGTGACGTGCCGCCGGACCTCCCCGCCAATATCACCGGCTTGGACATGTCTCACAATCGGCTGAAAGGGATCCTGCCGGCTTCCCTGAGCCGCTACTCGGGCCTGCTGCGCTTGGACGTCAGCTACAACAGCCTGAGCGTCCTGGAAG GCGGACTGTGCCGAGCGCTGCCCCGCCTGCGGACGCTCTGCGTCGACCACAACGAAGTCCACGTGGTCCAGAAAGAGGATTTGGACGGCTGCGGCTCGCTGACCCACTTGGGCTTGTCGGGAAATCGGCTGAAACTGAAAGGGGAACCCTTCGTCGGGCTAAAG AGTCTGAAAGTCCTAGACGTGTCCGGGAACAACTTGGACTCGGCCAAACTGGGTTCCAGTCCTCAGTTGGCCAACTTGGCGGAGCTCAGGCTGGGATTCAACGCCTTCTCCACTTTGGCTCGGGATGACTTTGCGTTCTTTGGAAACTCCTCGTCTCTGCGGGTCCTGGACCTGGAATCCTCCACCATCAAAACG GTGGAGGCGGGTTCCTTCCGTCCCATTTCCGGCTTGTCCACTCTGACGATGGACGGCAGCGCCATGGGCACCACGGCCATCTCCAAACTCTGCTCGGCGTTGTCCGGGACGTCCTTGCGCCACCTGTCTCTGCGGTCCATGAAGCTGGTGACGCTGACCAACGGCACCTTCAGGGGTTTGCGGGACACCAACGTGACCTTCTTGGATCTGTCGAGCAACGGCTTGGGGAAAATGGAAGAGGGCGCCCTCCGGTGGCTGGACAAACTGGAGACTCTGGTCTTGTCGGACAACAACCTCAAGCATTTGACCAAGGGGACTTTTGGGGGTCTGGGTGCTTTGAAGCGGCTGGACTTGACTAAGGCCCTGGTGAAGAGCCACGCCTCGGCCACGCCCATCATCGACGACTTTGCCTTCGGGCCGCTGGGCGCCCTGGAGATCCTGTGCTTGCGGCGCACCTCGGTGCACTTTGTCGACGGGCGCACCTTCACGGGGCCCAGGGGTCTCCGGGAAGTGGACCTGAGCTGGAGCAGCTACGCCTCCTTGAAGAGCGTCTCCAATGAGACGCTGTCCTCGCTGGGCGGGTCGCTGCTGAAGCTCAATTTGACGGCGGCGGCCATCTCTCGGCTGGGGCCCGGCGCCTTCTCGGCCCTGGGGAACCTCAGCCAGCTCTTCCTGGACTTCAACTTCATCCGGCAGACTCTGAGCGGGGAGGAATTGGTGGGCCTGGGTGGGCTGAAGGAGCTCCACCTGTCCTACAACCGGCAGACGGTCACTCTGGTGTCCCAGTCCTTCTTTGGCGTCCCCGCACTGGAGGTCCTGACGCTGAGCAAGAGCCTGACGGCCGATTCCTTGAACTCGGAGCCGTCTCCGTTCCGCCCCTTGGCCGAGCTGACCTACTTGGACCTGAGCAACAACAACATCGCCAACCTGAAGGTGGACCTGTTGAGCGGACTGACCAATCTGAGGGTCCTCAAGCTGGAGCACAACAACCTGGCCATGTTGTGGAAGGAGGCCAAAGCCGGGGGGCCCGTCTTCTACCTGAAGGGTTTGGGGAACCTGAGCTCCCTGCAGCTGGACAACAACGGTCTGGACGAGATCCCGGCGGAGAGCCTGAGCGGCCTGAGCGCCTTGCGGGAATTGGGCCTGAGCAACAACCTCCTCAACAAGCTGGAGGACTCGGTGTTTGCCAGCCAGAGCTCGCTGAGggtgctccgtctgcagaggaaCCTGATCACCAGCGTGAGACCCCAAGTCTTCCGGACCCCGCTGTCCAACCTGAGTTACCTCCAGATGGAGCGGAATCCCTTCGACTGCACTTGTGAGAGCATGCTGTGGTTCGTCACCTGGTTGAACGGCAGCGGCGGCGCCGCGGTTCCCGGTTGGAGGGAGCGCTACAGGTGCAACACGCCGCTGGCCTACTTCAACCGTTCGGTGGCGGACTTTGATCCTCTCTCCTGCAAGGACCTGGCGCCCTTCCGGGCGTTTTTCCTGCTGAGCGCCATCTTGGTGGCGCTATTGACGGTGATACCGTTGCTCTGGAACTTCCAAGGCTGGAGGCTACGCTTCTACTGGAACATCCTGCTCAACCGCACGTTGGGTTTCCGCCACGGCGCCGAAGGTGGCGACGGCGAGGAGGGCGGGCGCTTCCGGTACGACGCCTACGTGGTGCACGCCGAGGCGGACGGCGGCTGGGTGGAGGAGGCCGTCCTACCCCTGGAGGACTGCGGCTGCCGCTTTTTCCTGGAGGAACGCGACGCGGAGATTGGGATGTCTCAGTTGGAGTCCATCGTGACCAACATGAGGAACTCGCGAAGAATTCTTTTTGTGGTGACGGAGAGCCTGCTCCTGGATCCCTGGTGTAGTCG CTTCAAGGCCCATCATGCCTTGCACCAGGTGATGGAGGCCAGTCGGGACTCGGTCATCCTGGTCTTGCTGGAGGACGTGCCCGACTACAAGCTGTGGCTGTCGCTGTTCCTGCGCCGCGCCATGCTGAGGCGCCACTGCGTGCTAGACTGGCCGGCGGGCCAAGAGGAACGGGCCCTGGCCTTCCACCAGCAGCTGCTCATCGCCCTGGGGAAGACGCGCCCTGTATCGCCCTTCCTTTGA